A single Oceanimonas doudoroffii DNA region contains:
- the urtA gene encoding urea ABC transporter substrate-binding protein, with protein MNKSLCYSALLAVGLTSFCASAQDDVIKVGILHSLSGTMAISESTLKDTVLMLIEQQNAEGGLLGKKLEPVVVDPASNWPLFAERARELLAQQKVDVIFGNWTSVSRKAVLPVVEELNGLLFYPVQYEGEESSRNVFYTGAAPNQQAVPAVDYLMKELGVQRWVLAGTDYVYPRTTNRILEAYLKDHGVAEQDIMINYTPFGHADWQNIVAEIKRFGSAGKKTAVVSTINGDANVPFYRELGNQGIDAADIPVVAFSVGEQELSGIDTGPLVGHMAAWNYFMSLDTEANGDFIDAWLDHTGKDDAVTNDPMEAHYIGFNMWAEAVRKAGTTEVDAVRDAIVGVTVPNLSGGYATMLPNHHITKPVFIGEIQDDGQFEMVWQTRGTVMGDAWSDYLPGSRQLVADWTTPMQCGNYNVVTGQCGGSQALKEAQAALGN; from the coding sequence GTGAACAAATCCCTTTGCTACTCCGCCCTGCTGGCCGTCGGCCTGACATCCTTTTGTGCCAGCGCCCAGGACGATGTGATCAAGGTCGGCATACTGCATTCCCTCTCCGGCACCATGGCCATCAGCGAATCCACCCTTAAAGACACCGTATTAATGCTGATCGAGCAGCAGAACGCCGAGGGTGGCCTGCTGGGCAAAAAGCTGGAGCCGGTGGTGGTGGATCCCGCCTCAAACTGGCCGCTGTTTGCCGAGCGGGCCCGGGAATTGCTGGCCCAGCAGAAGGTGGACGTGATCTTCGGCAACTGGACCTCGGTGTCGCGCAAGGCGGTACTGCCGGTGGTGGAAGAGCTGAACGGCCTGCTGTTTTATCCGGTTCAGTATGAGGGTGAAGAGTCTTCCCGCAACGTCTTCTATACCGGTGCCGCGCCCAACCAGCAGGCCGTTCCGGCGGTGGATTACCTGATGAAGGAGCTGGGAGTCCAGCGCTGGGTATTGGCCGGCACCGACTATGTATATCCGCGCACCACCAACCGCATCCTCGAAGCCTACCTGAAGGATCATGGCGTGGCGGAGCAGGACATCATGATCAACTACACCCCCTTTGGTCACGCCGACTGGCAGAACATAGTGGCGGAGATCAAGCGCTTTGGCAGTGCCGGCAAAAAGACCGCCGTGGTGTCCACCATCAACGGCGACGCCAACGTGCCCTTCTATCGCGAGCTCGGCAACCAGGGCATAGACGCCGCCGACATTCCGGTGGTGGCCTTCTCGGTGGGCGAGCAGGAGTTGTCCGGCATCGACACCGGTCCCCTGGTTGGCCATATGGCGGCCTGGAACTACTTCATGAGCCTGGACACCGAAGCCAACGGCGACTTTATCGATGCCTGGCTGGACCATACCGGCAAGGACGACGCCGTCACCAATGATCCCATGGAGGCCCATTATATCGGCTTCAACATGTGGGCCGAGGCGGTGCGCAAGGCCGGCACCACAGAGGTGGATGCCGTGCGGGACGCCATCGTGGGTGTGACCGTGCCCAACCTGAGCGGTGGCTACGCCACCATGCTGCCCAACCATCATATCACCAAGCCGGTGTTTATCGGGGAGATTCAGGACGACGGTCAGTTCGAAATGGTCTGGCAGACCAGGGGCACCGTGATGGGGGACGCCTGGTCGGATTATCTGCCCGGCTCGCGACAGCTGGTGGCCGACTGGACCACCCCCATGCAATGCGGCAACTACAACGTGGTGACCGGTCAGTGCGGCGGCAGTCAGGCGCTGAAGGAAGCCCAGGCGGCGCTGGGCAACTGA
- the gdhA gene encoding NADP-specific glutamate dehydrogenase has product MTYIHDTIVRLQKTSPAQAEFYQAVEEVLDSLQPILETNEKYKKHAIIERMVEPERQIMFRVPWVDDQGNVQVNKGYRIEFNSALGPYKGGLRFHPSVNAGIIKFLGFEQIFKNALTGLPIGGGKGGANFDPKGKSDGEIMRFCQSFINELYRHIGPTKDVPAGDIGVGAREIGYMFGQYKRLTGNYDGVLTGKSLLWGGSLVRKEATGYGCVYFAQYMLEAKGDTLAGKRCLVSGAGNVAIYTIEKLYQLGAIPVTCSDSSGTIYHETGINLETLKELKEVRKVRLNEYVTAHPEAKFIPAADYPADGNAVWRIPAQLAFPCATQNELSESDAKALIANGIIGVSEGANMPSTQDAVEVFLDAKICYGPGKAANAGGVATSQLEMAQNASMQRWSFEEVDEKLKVIMKNIFLNASETAAEFGEPHNLVLGANIAGFRKVADAMIEQGVV; this is encoded by the coding sequence GTGACGTATATTCATGACACCATTGTCAGACTGCAGAAGACCAGCCCGGCACAAGCAGAATTTTATCAGGCGGTAGAGGAAGTACTCGACTCTCTGCAGCCGATCCTCGAAACCAACGAGAAATACAAGAAACACGCCATCATCGAACGCATGGTGGAGCCCGAGCGCCAGATTATGTTTCGGGTGCCCTGGGTGGACGACCAGGGTAACGTGCAGGTAAACAAGGGTTACCGCATCGAGTTCAATTCCGCCCTGGGCCCGTACAAGGGCGGCCTGCGTTTTCACCCCAGCGTAAACGCCGGCATCATCAAGTTTCTCGGTTTTGAACAGATCTTCAAAAATGCCCTCACCGGCCTGCCCATCGGCGGCGGCAAGGGTGGCGCCAACTTCGATCCCAAGGGCAAGTCCGACGGCGAAATCATGCGCTTCTGCCAGTCCTTCATCAACGAGTTGTACCGTCACATTGGCCCGACCAAGGACGTGCCTGCCGGCGACATCGGCGTGGGTGCCCGTGAAATCGGCTACATGTTCGGCCAGTACAAGCGTTTGACCGGCAACTACGACGGCGTGCTCACCGGCAAGAGCCTGCTGTGGGGCGGCTCCCTGGTGCGCAAGGAAGCCACCGGTTACGGTTGCGTGTACTTCGCTCAGTACATGCTGGAAGCCAAGGGCGACACCCTGGCCGGCAAGCGCTGCCTGGTGTCCGGTGCCGGCAACGTGGCCATCTACACCATCGAGAAGCTGTATCAGCTGGGCGCCATTCCGGTGACCTGCTCCGACTCCAGCGGTACCATCTATCACGAGACCGGCATCAACCTGGAGACCCTGAAGGAGCTCAAGGAAGTGCGCAAGGTGCGTCTGAACGAGTACGTGACTGCCCACCCGGAAGCCAAGTTCATTCCCGCCGCCGACTACCCCGCCGACGGCAATGCGGTATGGCGCATTCCGGCCCAGCTGGCCTTCCCCTGCGCCACCCAGAATGAGCTGTCTGAATCCGATGCCAAGGCCCTGATCGCCAACGGCATTATCGGTGTGTCCGAAGGCGCCAACATGCCGTCCACCCAGGATGCGGTGGAAGTGTTCCTGGATGCCAAAATCTGCTATGGCCCGGGCAAGGCCGCCAACGCCGGTGGCGTGGCCACCAGCCAGCTGGAAATGGCCCAGAACGCCAGCATGCAGCGCTGGAGCTTTGAGGAAGTGGACGAGAAGCTCAAGGTGATCATGAAGAACATCTTCCTGAACGCCAGCGAGACCGCGGCCGAATTTGGCGAGCCCCACAACCTGGTGCTGGGTGCCAACATTGCCGGTTTCCGCAAGGTCGCCGACGCCATGATCGAGCAGGGCGTGGTGTAA
- the gspE gene encoding type II secretion system ATPase GspE codes for MDVSGSWSAQDSALGQTLIEQGHLTQTELGRLARLRQQQQETVPLTRLLLNLGMMSERELARTLAGQYRLPLTDSAHYPPTSPLDQPLPYRFLKEHHLVPLGQEENTLVLAMVDPGDQFALQAMAMLCNQPVQPRVGVSSEIDAAIERLYGEGQSKMGDILSAVQQEEETEERIAQLKDMASEAPVIRLVNLLIQKAVELRASDIHVEPFENRLNVRYRIDGVLQQAEAPPVSMTPAIISRIKILARLNIAERRLPQDGRIELRVQGQDLDIRVSTVPTMHGESLVMRLLNRESVVLDFDALGFARDTRARLQQVLTIPHGVLLVTGPTGSGKTTTLYTALNRLNTAERKLITVEDPVEYQLEGINQIHVKPAIGLTFASALRAIVRQDPDVIMVGEMRDLETARICVQSALTGHLVLSTLHTNDAASSVTRLLEMGVEDYLLTSTLNGVIGQRLIRVLCPHCKEGYTPLPELVRELGLAALAPNEPIRLYRPVGCDHCAGTGYHGRLAIQELLVMNDDIRKLVLSHADAGQIQRAAVAAGMRTMYGDGLLKALQGITHVEEVIRVTQEG; via the coding sequence ATGGATGTCAGCGGATCCTGGTCGGCGCAGGACAGCGCCCTCGGCCAAACACTCATTGAACAGGGGCACCTCACCCAAACCGAGCTGGGCAGGCTGGCACGCCTGCGCCAGCAGCAGCAGGAGACGGTGCCCCTGACCCGGTTGCTGCTCAACCTGGGCATGATGTCGGAGCGGGAGCTGGCCCGCACCCTGGCCGGACAGTACCGGCTGCCGCTGACCGACAGCGCGCACTACCCGCCCACGTCTCCGCTGGATCAGCCCCTGCCCTACCGGTTTCTCAAGGAGCACCACCTGGTGCCCCTGGGCCAGGAAGAAAACACCCTGGTACTGGCCATGGTGGATCCCGGTGACCAATTTGCCCTGCAGGCCATGGCCATGCTCTGCAACCAGCCGGTGCAGCCCAGGGTGGGAGTCAGCTCCGAGATCGACGCCGCCATTGAACGACTCTACGGTGAAGGCCAGAGCAAAATGGGCGACATTCTGTCGGCGGTGCAGCAAGAGGAAGAAACCGAGGAGCGCATCGCCCAGCTGAAAGACATGGCCAGCGAGGCACCGGTGATTCGGCTGGTCAACCTGCTGATCCAGAAGGCGGTGGAGCTGAGGGCGTCGGATATCCATGTTGAGCCCTTTGAAAACCGGCTCAACGTTCGTTACCGCATCGACGGCGTGTTGCAGCAGGCCGAGGCTCCGCCGGTCAGCATGACCCCCGCCATTATTTCACGCATCAAGATACTGGCCCGACTCAATATCGCCGAGCGCCGCCTGCCCCAGGACGGCCGCATTGAGCTGCGCGTGCAGGGCCAGGACCTCGACATTCGGGTTTCCACCGTACCCACCATGCACGGCGAAAGCCTGGTCATGCGCCTGCTGAACCGCGAGAGCGTGGTGCTCGACTTCGACGCCCTGGGCTTTGCCCGCGACACTCGGGCCAGGCTGCAGCAGGTGCTGACCATTCCCCACGGCGTGCTGCTGGTGACCGGCCCCACCGGCAGCGGCAAGACCACCACCCTGTATACGGCGCTGAACCGGCTCAACACCGCCGAGCGCAAGCTGATCACGGTGGAAGACCCGGTGGAATACCAGTTGGAGGGCATCAACCAGATTCACGTCAAACCCGCCATCGGCCTGACCTTTGCCAGCGCCCTGCGCGCCATCGTGCGCCAGGATCCGGACGTCATCATGGTGGGGGAAATGCGCGACCTGGAAACCGCCCGCATCTGTGTGCAGTCGGCCCTCACCGGTCACCTGGTACTGTCCACCCTGCACACCAACGATGCCGCCAGCAGCGTAACCCGGCTGCTGGAAATGGGGGTGGAAGACTACCTGCTGACCTCAACCCTTAACGGCGTTATCGGCCAGCGCCTGATACGGGTGCTCTGTCCCCATTGCAAGGAAGGCTATACCCCTTTGCCTGAACTGGTGCGCGAACTCGGGCTGGCGGCACTCGCCCCGAATGAGCCGATACGGCTGTATCGTCCCGTGGGCTGCGACCACTGCGCCGGCACCGGTTACCACGGCCGGCTGGCCATTCAGGAGCTGCTGGTAATGAACGACGACATTCGCAAGCTGGTATTGAGCCATGCCGACGCCGGCCAGATCCAGCGGGCCGCCGTGGCCGCCGGCATGCGCACCATGTATGGCGACGGCCTGCTCAAGGCCTTGCAGGGAATCACCCATGTGGAAGAGGTGATTCGGGTTACTCAGGAGGGCTGA
- a CDS encoding type II secretion system F family protein → MALFHFRAVSHGGEEQEGRLEGADQQAIVRQLQQRGLIPLSVEPAGAHGPGLLTGKIGLGRQGTGARYIQSLTEDLAALLKAGIPLERALGIMIQVRGGEQDTHLLDRIREGIRRGQALSAVLAEQNAGFSPFYLNMIRAAELSGNLEQGLADLALYLDRSRRLREKALSALIYPLILLLVSAASLLIILTYVIPQFQQLFADMGQAMPLPTRIVIGTADFIRNTGPWLLLGLLLVLLYLRHRLREPGVRLAWHTLLLRLPLAGSLIQRLEVARFSRSLGTLMKGGVPLLGALDIARQTLGNQLLQAVLAEAGRELKEGKRLAAPLQASGRFPPLAIQMIRVGEETGQLEEMLLRVADTYDREVENAIQRLLTILEPVLILGLGVLIAGIIISMLMAILGINELPI, encoded by the coding sequence ATGGCGCTGTTTCACTTTCGGGCGGTGAGCCACGGCGGCGAAGAGCAGGAAGGCCGGCTGGAAGGCGCCGATCAGCAGGCCATAGTGCGGCAACTGCAACAGCGGGGGCTGATCCCCCTCAGTGTCGAACCCGCCGGCGCGCACGGCCCCGGTTTACTGACCGGCAAAATCGGCCTGGGCCGCCAGGGCACAGGCGCCCGATATATTCAGTCCCTGACCGAGGATCTGGCGGCCCTGCTCAAGGCCGGCATTCCTCTGGAGCGGGCCCTGGGCATCATGATCCAGGTGCGCGGCGGCGAGCAGGATACGCACTTGCTCGACCGCATTCGCGAGGGCATTCGGCGTGGCCAGGCGTTGTCGGCGGTGCTGGCAGAGCAAAACGCCGGCTTTTCGCCCTTTTACCTCAACATGATTCGCGCCGCCGAGCTCTCGGGCAACCTGGAGCAGGGGCTGGCGGATCTGGCCCTCTACCTTGATCGCAGTCGCCGGCTGCGAGAAAAGGCGCTCTCGGCGCTGATCTACCCCTTGATCCTGCTGCTGGTTTCCGCCGCCTCGCTGCTGATCATTCTCACCTACGTCATTCCCCAGTTTCAGCAACTGTTCGCCGACATGGGCCAGGCCATGCCCCTGCCCACCCGCATCGTCATCGGCACCGCCGACTTCATCAGAAACACCGGCCCCTGGCTGCTGCTGGGGTTGCTGCTGGTGCTGCTCTATCTGCGCCATCGGTTGCGTGAGCCCGGAGTGCGCCTGGCCTGGCACACACTGTTACTGCGCCTGCCCCTGGCCGGTTCGCTGATACAGCGGCTGGAAGTGGCCCGCTTCAGCCGTAGCCTGGGGACCCTGATGAAGGGCGGCGTACCCCTGCTGGGTGCCCTAGATATCGCCCGCCAGACTCTGGGCAATCAGTTGCTGCAAGCGGTCCTGGCCGAGGCCGGCCGCGAGCTGAAGGAAGGCAAGCGGCTGGCGGCACCACTGCAGGCCTCGGGCCGGTTTCCGCCCCTGGCGATACAGATGATTCGCGTGGGCGAGGAAACCGGCCAGCTGGAAGAGATGCTGCTCAGGGTAGCCGACACCTATGACAGGGAAGTGGAAAACGCCATTCAGCGCCTGCTGACCATACTGGAGCCGGTGCTGATCCTGGGCCTGGGGGTGCTGATTGCCGGCATTATCATTTCCATGCTGATGGCCATTCTCGGTATCAACGAACTGCCCATCTAG
- the gspG gene encoding type II secretion system major pseudopilin GspG: MRYQHKTYGTGFTLLELLVVLVILGLLASLAGPQVLRQLGGSKTKTAALQIKELSTALDLYRLEVGRHPTTEQGLEALLSAPTETKGWNGPYLTKKSVPQDPWGYDYQYRAPGQHGEFDLFSLGADNQQGGSGEAQDVVSWE, from the coding sequence GTGCGTTATCAACATAAAACATACGGAACCGGCTTCACCCTGCTCGAGCTGCTGGTGGTGCTGGTGATCCTGGGGCTGCTGGCCAGCCTGGCCGGCCCTCAGGTGCTGCGCCAGCTGGGCGGCTCCAAAACCAAAACGGCGGCGCTGCAGATCAAGGAGCTGAGCACGGCGCTGGATTTGTACCGGCTGGAAGTGGGCCGCCACCCTACCACCGAGCAGGGGTTGGAAGCCCTGCTCAGTGCCCCCACCGAAACGAAGGGCTGGAATGGACCCTACCTGACCAAGAAATCGGTACCACAGGACCCCTGGGGCTACGACTACCAGTACCGCGCTCCCGGCCAGCATGGCGAGTTCGATCTGTTCAGCCTGGGGGCCGACAATCAGCAAGGAGGCTCGGGTGAAGCCCAGGACGTGGTCAGTTGGGAATAA
- a CDS encoding GspH/FimT family pseudopilin, with the protein MKPRTWSVGNKATGFTLLELLVVLTIATLALAVALPRFAALLPGAELKSYSRQTAALLRLARSQALATGDTVTLTLSAEQRHTRLSGQAAVYDWPDGVELSLFDTETTLASQVHAELAFYPDGASSGGTLQLTGAGRQYRIHVDWLSGRVSFDD; encoded by the coding sequence GTGAAGCCCAGGACGTGGTCAGTTGGGAATAAGGCCACCGGCTTTACCCTGCTCGAGCTGCTGGTAGTGCTGACCATCGCTACCCTGGCCCTGGCCGTGGCCCTGCCCCGCTTTGCCGCCCTGCTGCCGGGCGCCGAGCTGAAGAGCTACAGCCGTCAAACCGCCGCGCTGCTGCGGCTGGCCCGCAGTCAGGCCCTCGCCACCGGCGACACCGTTACCCTGACACTGAGCGCAGAGCAACGACATACCCGGTTGTCGGGACAGGCTGCGGTATACGACTGGCCTGACGGAGTGGAACTGAGCCTGTTCGACACTGAAACGACGCTGGCTTCACAGGTTCACGCCGAGCTGGCATTTTATCCAGACGGCGCCAGCAGCGGCGGCACCCTGCAGCTGACGGGGGCCGGCCGGCAATACCGCATTCACGTCGACTGGCTGAGTGGAAGGGTGTCGTTTGATGACTAG
- a CDS encoding type IV pilus modification PilV family protein has protein sequence MTSPAFPQSQRGFTLLEVLVAFAVLTVTLGVLLNIFSLAMRTTQAVQDQQKAVLLAESRLAELSAGVTLRPGVERGDFDDRFAWESRIEEFDTQTLMDNQSQLLPYRLSVVVNWGDSRRYELATLRLVRTEAR, from the coding sequence ATGACTAGTCCCGCGTTCCCCCAAAGCCAGCGCGGCTTCACCCTGCTGGAGGTGCTGGTGGCCTTTGCCGTGCTCACCGTCACCCTTGGCGTGCTGCTCAATATTTTTTCCCTGGCGATGCGCACCACCCAGGCCGTCCAGGATCAGCAAAAGGCGGTGCTGCTGGCGGAATCCAGGCTCGCCGAGCTGAGCGCCGGCGTTACCCTGCGCCCCGGGGTTGAGCGGGGTGACTTTGACGACCGCTTTGCCTGGGAATCCCGCATTGAGGAATTCGACACCCAGACGCTGATGGACAACCAGAGCCAGTTGCTTCCCTACCGGCTGTCGGTGGTGGTGAACTGGGGCGACAGCCGCCGCTATGAGCTCGCCACACTGCGGCTGGTTCGCACGGAGGCCAGATGA
- a CDS encoding prepilin-type N-terminal cleavage/methylation domain-containing protein, translating to MTRVRGFTLLELMVALSLLTLLAGLMFGGFRLASRAWQTVDEHNNVLSETVQAQRLLRRLLARSEARSVPETRETALLSFQGDEHSLIFLSALPQRHSRVSQPAWFYLALDDQEPKQPRLILKSRALSEISPERSKSTVDWYQLVDDFRHPETIAPLLTMPAEDFSLNYLPRHEDGTASDWQADWQEQDALPELVKLQLNEDWPALVVSPGGQPDVIKQLD from the coding sequence ATGACACGTGTCCGCGGCTTCACCCTGCTGGAACTGATGGTAGCCCTGAGTCTGCTTACCCTGCTGGCGGGACTGATGTTCGGCGGCTTTCGGCTGGCCAGTCGCGCCTGGCAAACCGTGGACGAACACAACAACGTGCTGAGTGAAACCGTGCAGGCCCAGCGCCTGCTGCGCCGGCTGCTGGCCCGCAGCGAGGCTCGCTCGGTGCCGGAGACCCGGGAAACCGCGCTGCTGTCGTTTCAGGGAGACGAGCACTCACTGATTTTTCTCTCGGCCCTGCCCCAGCGGCATAGCCGCGTCAGCCAGCCGGCCTGGTTCTACCTGGCGCTGGACGATCAGGAGCCAAAGCAGCCCAGGCTGATCCTGAAAAGCCGGGCCCTGAGCGAAATTTCGCCCGAGCGGTCTAAGAGCACCGTTGACTGGTACCAACTGGTGGACGACTTTCGGCACCCCGAAACCATTGCCCCGTTGCTGACGATGCCCGCCGAGGACTTTAGCCTGAACTACCTGCCTCGTCATGAAGACGGCACGGCGTCCGATTGGCAGGCAGACTGGCAGGAGCAAGATGCGCTGCCGGAACTGGTGAAGCTGCAACTGAACGAAGACTGGCCGGCGCTGGTGGTATCTCCCGGAGGGCAGCCCGATGTCATCAAGCAACTCGACTAG
- a CDS encoding general secretion pathway protein GspK — protein sequence MSSSNSTRQAGIALVSVLWLLLLLTVLASGVSVNSRNQGRQSENIATATQLRQGAEAGQQLALLALAQAPEQRPWQADGSPNVVQLDDMEVHVALFNESGRIDLNAAGPELLDGLLATVEPDAALRARLVDAILDWRDRDNLRRLNGAELDDYLAAGLDYGPANAPFTSVEELQRVLAMTPALYRQIRHSLTLRNPRRGINPQFAPRQVLLSLPGVSEATVDQFIEDRRARHDAGQPPPATALFPRAQLVNDAFGVNYTIHTEARRIPEYRYRLTANVQVNQRGQVRVLKTEQEFVPLFLKTSP from the coding sequence ATGTCATCAAGCAACTCGACTAGACAGGCAGGCATCGCCCTGGTCAGCGTGTTGTGGCTGTTGCTGCTGCTGACGGTGCTGGCCTCGGGGGTGTCGGTGAACAGCCGCAACCAGGGCCGGCAAAGCGAAAACATTGCCACCGCCACGCAACTGCGCCAGGGGGCAGAGGCCGGCCAGCAGCTGGCGCTGCTGGCCCTGGCACAAGCTCCAGAGCAACGCCCCTGGCAGGCCGATGGCAGTCCCAATGTGGTGCAGCTGGACGACATGGAAGTGCATGTGGCGCTGTTCAATGAAAGCGGCCGCATCGATCTCAACGCCGCCGGCCCCGAATTGCTCGACGGCCTGCTGGCCACGGTGGAGCCCGACGCCGCCCTGCGCGCCCGACTGGTGGATGCCATTCTGGACTGGCGCGACCGCGACAATTTGCGCCGGCTCAACGGTGCCGAGCTCGACGACTATCTGGCCGCCGGCCTGGACTACGGCCCCGCCAATGCCCCCTTTACCTCGGTGGAAGAGCTGCAACGCGTGCTGGCAATGACCCCGGCGCTGTACCGCCAAATTCGACACAGCCTGACCCTGCGTAATCCGCGCCGGGGCATCAATCCGCAGTTTGCCCCCCGCCAGGTGCTGCTTTCCCTGCCCGGTGTGAGCGAAGCCACGGTTGATCAGTTTATCGAAGACAGGCGTGCCCGCCATGACGCGGGGCAACCGCCGCCGGCCACCGCACTGTTTCCCCGGGCACAGCTCGTTAACGATGCCTTCGGGGTCAACTACACTATTCATACAGAAGCCCGCAGGATTCCGGAATATCGCTACCGGCTTACCGCCAATGTTCAGGTAAATCAGCGTGGCCAGGTGCGGGTACTGAAAACAGAGCAGGAATTCGTTCCGCTGTTTTTGAAAACCTCCCCTTGA
- a CDS encoding PilN domain-containing protein — MDGDNIAHRLGQHGRQVSAELYRFWHWWREQLLGMLPATWQRRLRQPGQMLCIHPAHHGYRLEQQPGNQVHSPKDLPPEALQRLVRNAGQIRLYLPQDELLLTRVTLPVATAGNLEAVLRFEMDRHTPFTADQVYFGFHARPREATSVQIQVDLLLAPKAKTDAHLAELAELSIFPALLCAADQPKAPAIKLPVHPNDTSPRAGRRKSRKVILGLVMVLLLIALPLYHRQARIDTLTAELELPRQHAEQAAAFKRELTALQDSRTWLGQRRAERRATLLLLDELTRQLPDHTWLTRLELKEDSLQIRGESTRASELIGLLEGSSLFFDVRFGSPITINPATSRDRFMITARLVQGAAP; from the coding sequence ATGGATGGGGACAACATCGCTCACAGGCTCGGCCAGCACGGCCGCCAGGTGTCGGCCGAACTTTACCGGTTCTGGCACTGGTGGCGCGAACAATTGTTGGGCATGCTGCCGGCCACATGGCAGCGGCGGCTACGCCAGCCGGGCCAGATGCTGTGCATTCACCCCGCTCACCACGGCTACCGGCTGGAGCAACAACCCGGTAACCAGGTGCACTCACCCAAGGACTTGCCACCCGAGGCCCTGCAACGGCTGGTACGCAACGCGGGGCAAATACGGTTGTACCTGCCTCAGGATGAGCTGTTGCTCACCCGAGTGACCCTGCCCGTCGCCACTGCCGGCAATCTGGAAGCCGTACTGCGCTTTGAGATGGACCGGCACACCCCCTTTACCGCCGACCAGGTCTATTTCGGCTTTCATGCCCGACCGAGGGAGGCAACCAGCGTGCAGATTCAGGTTGACCTGCTGCTGGCCCCCAAAGCGAAAACCGATGCTCACCTGGCCGAGCTGGCCGAGCTGAGTATTTTCCCAGCCCTGCTGTGCGCCGCCGACCAGCCCAAGGCGCCAGCCATCAAGCTGCCCGTTCATCCCAATGATACTTCGCCACGGGCCGGTCGACGGAAAAGCCGAAAGGTGATCCTGGGGCTGGTGATGGTGCTGTTGCTGATCGCGCTTCCCCTTTATCACCGGCAGGCTCGCATTGACACCCTCACTGCCGAACTGGAGCTACCGCGCCAGCACGCCGAACAGGCGGCCGCATTCAAGCGCGAACTGACGGCCCTTCAAGATAGTCGTACCTGGCTTGGCCAGAGGCGTGCCGAACGCAGGGCCACCCTGCTGTTGCTGGACGAACTCACTCGCCAGTTGCCGGATCACACCTGGCTGACGCGCCTCGAGCTGAAGGAAGACAGCCTGCAGATTCGCGGCGAATCCACCCGTGCGTCGGAGCTGATCGGCCTGCTTGAAGGTTCCTCACTGTTTTTCGATGTGCGCTTCGGCTCCCCGATAACCATCAACCCGGCCACCAGCAGGGATCGCTTTATGATCACCGCACGCCTGGTGCAAGGAGCGGCGCCATGA
- the gspM gene encoding type II secretion system protein GspM: MSPNARQQQLAALGLLLLVMVLLTSLVISPLIGLFFHQGEQLDQLASRLERYRALAEQRDETDRQLQHIRARQPDNDLYLPEQRPTLAQAWLQQHLNLLVAQHGGQLISIQNASANANAPLPEVMLRVHLRSELDELVPLLHALESNTPVLFISELVISASSRENRRTAPLNRRQQPERPTLDVRFNLLGYTPQGAS, encoded by the coding sequence ATGAGTCCGAACGCCAGACAACAGCAACTGGCGGCACTGGGCTTACTGCTGCTGGTGATGGTGCTGCTGACCAGCCTGGTCATCTCTCCCCTTATCGGGCTGTTTTTCCACCAGGGCGAGCAACTCGACCAGCTGGCCTCCCGGCTGGAGCGCTACCGGGCATTGGCCGAACAACGGGATGAAACCGACCGGCAGCTGCAACACATCAGGGCCCGCCAGCCCGACAACGATCTTTATTTGCCCGAACAGCGCCCCACTCTGGCTCAGGCCTGGTTGCAACAGCACCTTAACCTCCTGGTCGCGCAACACGGCGGTCAGCTGATCAGCATTCAGAATGCCTCGGCCAACGCCAATGCGCCCCTGCCGGAAGTGATGCTGAGGGTGCACCTGCGCAGTGAACTGGACGAGCTGGTACCCCTGCTCCACGCCCTGGAGTCAAACACTCCCGTACTGTTTATCAGTGAGCTGGTGATATCCGCCTCATCCAGGGAGAACAGACGCACCGCTCCCTTGAACCGGCGCCAGCAGCCGGAGCGCCCCACGCTTGATGTGCGTTTTAACCTGCTTGGCTACACACCACAGGGGGCGTCATGA